In Gammaproteobacteria bacterium, one DNA window encodes the following:
- a CDS encoding YebC/PmpR family DNA-binding transcriptional regulator, with product MAGHSKWANIQHRKGRQDAKRAKLFTKLIREITVAARLGGSDESANPRLRAAIDNALSNNMPKDTIDRAVKKGSGAGDSEPLEEVRYEGYGPGGVAVMIDCMTDNRKRTVADVRYSFSKCGGSLGAEGSVAYLFNKVGVLTYPADTDEESLMDVALEAGAEDIIADGDGTYDVITAPGKFGVIKDAIAGAGIEPQVAEVTMRAPATTTLDHDGAQKMIRLLEMLEDLDDVQKVYSNAEIPDAVLAQVS from the coding sequence ATGGCGGGGCATAGCAAGTGGGCCAATATTCAGCATCGCAAGGGCCGGCAGGACGCCAAGCGGGCTAAGCTGTTTACTAAGCTGATTCGAGAGATTACTGTCGCGGCGCGGCTCGGCGGCAGTGATGAATCGGCTAATCCGCGACTTCGTGCGGCAATCGACAACGCGTTGTCGAATAACATGCCGAAGGATACTATTGATCGGGCAGTCAAGAAGGGCTCGGGGGCAGGGGACAGCGAGCCACTGGAGGAAGTCCGCTACGAGGGTTACGGGCCGGGCGGCGTCGCTGTCATGATCGACTGTATGACTGACAATCGTAAGCGAACCGTCGCGGATGTGCGGTATTCATTCAGTAAATGCGGTGGCAGCCTCGGTGCAGAAGGTTCGGTTGCCTATCTGTTCAATAAAGTTGGGGTGTTGACATATCCTGCCGACACCGATGAAGAAAGCCTTATGGATGTGGCGTTAGAAGCTGGAGCGGAGGATATAATCGCTGATGGCGACGGCACCTATGATGTGATTACAGCCCCGGGTAAGTTTGGTGTAATCAAAGACGCGATTGCCGGCGCAGGAATTGAGCCGCAGGTCGCTGAGGTGACGATGCGAGCGCCAGCCACGACCACGCTCGATCACGACGGTGCCCAGAAAATGATACGCTTGTTGGAAATGTTGGAAGACCTTGACGATGTGCAAAAGGTCTATTCCAATGCAGAAATCCCGGACGCTGTACTAGCGCAAGTGAGTTGA
- a CDS encoding alpha/beta hydrolase, which yields MNHSHREEATKEGVVLIHGIWMNGLDMSLLRRRLAAAGYLTEQFTYPSVNASPEENAVTLSEFIKRIHVPKLFFVCHSLGGLLVRHLFHIFPEQRPGRVVTLGTPHRGSHVAGRLSRHALGRWLLGRSVDQGLCGSVPAWSGNYELGVIAGTLPMGVGRVIPALPFPNDGTIAVEETILPNMRDRITLPVSHTGLLFAPSGAQQTLHFLRHGEFDHDRHRD from the coding sequence GTGAATCACTCCCATCGGGAGGAAGCTACCAAGGAAGGCGTCGTTCTGATTCATGGGATCTGGATGAATGGGCTGGATATGTCGCTGCTCAGACGGCGCTTGGCGGCGGCAGGCTATCTTACCGAACAATTTACCTACCCGAGCGTCAATGCAAGCCCCGAGGAAAATGCGGTGACCTTGTCCGAGTTCATTAAGCGCATCCATGTGCCTAAGCTGTTCTTTGTATGTCATAGCCTTGGTGGATTGTTGGTGCGGCATCTTTTTCATATTTTTCCCGAGCAACGTCCCGGCCGCGTCGTGACCTTGGGTACGCCGCACCGTGGCAGTCATGTCGCCGGGCGATTGTCACGACATGCCCTTGGACGTTGGCTCCTGGGGCGAAGCGTCGATCAAGGTTTGTGCGGTAGCGTGCCGGCGTGGTCCGGTAACTACGAGCTAGGCGTGATTGCAGGTACCCTGCCTATGGGCGTTGGTCGTGTCATCCCTGCCTTACCGTTTCCAAACGACGGCACCATAGCGGTCGAAGAAACAATCCTACCCAACATGCGCGATCGCATTACCCTGCCCGTGTCGCATACTGGGCTGTTGTTTGCGCCGTCGGGCGCGCAGCAAACGTTGCATTTCTTGCGCCATGGTGAATTCGATCATGATCGACACCGCGACTGA